The proteins below are encoded in one region of Clostridium estertheticum:
- a CDS encoding ATP-binding protein codes for MQTSSVSFYNPNNLTEKDLIDSFVIRTNEFQKIINDIKSSDMKYPEQHYMIEAQSGYGKTTLLKRIYFEIKKDTELKKRLIPVILPEEQYNIRRLFKLWEVVAQNLELESYEFIGLYEQMDKHAKEDDYDDICFKIIEQRLKEKNKKLILLIDNTEGILKKFKLIEQQKLREILLTSSEIRFIGASSDVLEFTFDYEKPFYDFFKLIKLKELTTEETNEYFEKLGEIFNKKDMKELIKSNKGKIEAIRRLTGGVPRIMSLLLSSTRCDRGLVFIDIDTLSDRVTPIYKHVMDNLSPVQQEIVDVIALSWEAITTKEIADKIRMQSKEVSAQLNQLEKNGVINKIPMNKKNYMYQIKDRFFNIWYLIRFGGEKEKQQVLWLVDFLESWCSRELLINKSENKEQNLNYVKKDLDRDCNDFSSIYELSKTLLLKDKIEESIKKASLFLQVANNTDKYNRFINEYFILLMAKKQYNSLLNVFNEKEFMLKDKFKPTYYVLMYFIKNQNEKFNIEYKKVGEELKETVEEIIEEVKNNEK; via the coding sequence TTGATAGTTTTGTAATAAGAACAAATGAATTTCAAAAAATAATAAATGATATAAAAAGTTCAGATATGAAATATCCAGAGCAGCATTATATGATAGAGGCTCAAAGTGGATATGGTAAAACAACTTTACTTAAAAGGATATACTTTGAAATTAAAAAGGATACAGAATTAAAAAAAAGGCTTATTCCTGTTATATTACCAGAGGAACAATATAATATACGTAGATTATTTAAGCTTTGGGAGGTCGTAGCACAAAATCTTGAACTAGAAAGTTATGAATTTATAGGCCTTTATGAGCAAATGGATAAACATGCAAAGGAAGATGATTATGACGATATCTGTTTTAAAATAATCGAACAAAGACTTAAAGAAAAAAATAAAAAGTTAATACTTCTAATAGATAATACTGAAGGTATTTTGAAGAAATTTAAACTTATTGAGCAACAAAAACTTAGAGAAATTTTATTAACTTCTTCTGAAATTCGTTTTATAGGTGCATCCTCAGATGTTTTAGAATTCACCTTTGATTATGAAAAACCTTTTTATGACTTCTTTAAGTTAATAAAATTAAAAGAATTAACTACAGAAGAAACTAATGAATATTTTGAAAAATTAGGAGAAATATTTAATAAGAAAGATATGAAGGAACTAATCAAAAGTAATAAAGGTAAAATAGAAGCCATAAGGCGGTTAACTGGTGGGGTGCCTAGAATAATGTCATTACTTTTAAGTAGTACACGTTGCGATAGGGGCCTCGTCTTTATAGATATAGATACATTATCGGATAGAGTAACACCTATTTATAAACACGTAATGGATAATTTATCTCCAGTGCAGCAAGAAATTGTTGATGTTATAGCGTTAAGCTGGGAAGCCATAACTACAAAAGAAATTGCAGACAAAATAAGAATGCAAAGCAAAGAAGTGTCAGCTCAGCTAAATCAATTAGAAAAGAATGGTGTAATAAATAAAATACCTATGAACAAGAAAAATTATATGTATCAAATTAAGGATCGATTCTTTAACATATGGTATCTAATAAGATTTGGAGGAGAAAAAGAAAAACAGCAGGTGTTATGGCTTGTAGATTTTTTAGAAAGCTGGTGTAGTAGAGAACTTTTAATTAATAAAAGTGAAAACAAAGAACAAAATTTAAATTATGTTAAAAAAGACTTAGATAGAGATTGTAACGATTTTAGCAGTATCTATGAATTATCAAAAACCTTGCTTTTGAAGGATAAAATAGAAGAATCCATTAAAAAGGCTTCTTTGTTTTTACAAGTAGCTAATAATACAGATAAATATAATAGATTTATTAATGAGTATTTTATATTACTAATGGCTAAAAAACAGTATAACTCATTATTAAATGTATTTAATGAAAAGGAATTTATGCTAAAGGATAAATTTAAGCCTACTTATTATGTTTTAATGTATTTTATAAAAAATCAAAATGAAAAATTTAATATTGAGTATAAAAAAGTTGGGGAGGAATTAAAAGAAACTGTTGAAGAAATTATTGAAGAAGTTAAGAATAATGAAAAATAA
- a CDS encoding NAD-dependent epimerase/dehydratase family protein, with product MEKKTALVVGATGLVGGNLVNMLLEAPEYEKIIVWVRKSTGINNKKLEEKIINFELLDTYKLEDTVNHIFCCLGTTIKKAKSKEAFKKVDLEYIVSLAMKAKENDVSQFLVISAMGSDVKSAVFYNKVKGQMENELSNLVLRGLKIFRPSLLLGDRTEFRFGEKAAEVVSKCIPFIFNGALKKYKPVYGNTVAKAMYKVAIEEKSGIEAFNSEVIQIKGTI from the coding sequence ATGGAAAAGAAAACCGCATTGGTAGTTGGGGCTACAGGACTTGTTGGGGGCAATTTAGTTAATATGTTATTAGAAGCCCCTGAGTATGAAAAGATAATAGTTTGGGTTAGAAAATCTACGGGAATAAATAATAAAAAGCTTGAAGAGAAAATAATCAATTTTGAATTGCTAGACACTTATAAGCTTGAAGACACGGTTAATCATATATTTTGTTGCCTTGGAACAACTATAAAAAAGGCTAAGAGTAAGGAAGCTTTTAAAAAAGTTGATTTGGAATATATAGTTTCTTTAGCAATGAAAGCGAAGGAAAATGATGTATCACAATTTCTTGTAATTTCAGCAATGGGATCTGATGTAAAGTCCGCTGTTTTCTATAACAAAGTTAAAGGTCAAATGGAAAATGAACTTAGCAACTTAGTGTTAAGAGGCCTTAAAATTTTTAGACCGTCTTTACTTTTAGGAGATAGAACAGAATTTAGATTTGGTGAAAAAGCAGCAGAAGTTGTTTCAAAATGCATACCATTTATATTTAACGGTGCTTTAAAAAAATATAAACCTGTATACGGAAATACTGTGGCAAAAGCTATGTATAAAGTTGCAATAGAAGAAAAATCAGGAATAGAAGCTTTTAATTCTGAGGTAATTCAAATAAAGGGCACAATATGA
- a CDS encoding aminotransferase class I/II-fold pyridoxal phosphate-dependent enzyme, producing the protein MLDITKEYLQKKYKINSKTIGLYDIAIKDVQGEFEKLDEVREFNQLKVLTALQDERISESHFTNSSGYGYGDIGRDSLDKVYARIFNCESALVRPHFVNGTHAIGAALFGNLRPNDTMLSVCGTPYDTLHNIIGITNKKDIGSLKDFGVKYKQLELNNSKVDIDLMKKTMISDKSIKLVHIQRSTGYGWRKALLICEIEEIIKAAKSINPNVICFVDNCYGEFIETTEPTDVGADLVAGSLIKNIGGGIAPTGGYIAGKEEYVVQASYRLTIPGIGGECGSTFGVMRSLFQGLFLAPHVTMEALKGAIFCARIMELAGFDVLPKYTDKRSDIIQAIKFGNKEMLINFIKGIQAGSPIDSFAQCEPWDMPGYEDKVIMAAGAFIQGSSIELSADAPIREPYIAYLQGGLTFDHAKIGILIALSKVI; encoded by the coding sequence ATGTTAGATATAACAAAAGAATACCTACAAAAGAAGTATAAAATAAATTCAAAAACGATAGGACTCTATGATATAGCAATAAAAGATGTGCAAGGTGAGTTTGAAAAGCTTGATGAAGTAAGGGAGTTTAACCAACTTAAGGTTTTGACTGCACTTCAAGATGAGAGGATTAGCGAATCTCATTTTACGAACTCTTCTGGATACGGTTATGGTGATATAGGACGAGATTCATTAGATAAAGTATATGCAAGAATTTTCAATTGCGAGAGCGCACTAGTTAGGCCACATTTTGTTAATGGAACACACGCAATCGGGGCAGCATTGTTTGGTAATTTAAGACCTAATGATACAATGCTCTCTGTATGTGGAACGCCTTATGATACATTACATAACATAATTGGTATAACTAATAAGAAAGATATAGGATCATTAAAAGATTTTGGTGTAAAATATAAACAATTAGAATTAAATAATTCTAAGGTTGATATAGATTTAATGAAAAAAACAATGATATCGGATAAATCAATAAAGCTAGTTCACATTCAAAGATCTACTGGATATGGATGGAGAAAAGCTTTATTAATTTGTGAGATAGAAGAAATTATAAAAGCGGCAAAATCTATAAATCCAAATGTAATTTGTTTTGTAGATAATTGTTATGGAGAATTTATTGAAACTACAGAGCCTACAGATGTCGGTGCAGACTTAGTTGCGGGTTCTCTAATAAAAAATATTGGTGGCGGAATTGCACCAACAGGTGGATACATTGCAGGCAAAGAAGAATATGTAGTGCAAGCTTCATATAGGTTAACAATTCCAGGCATAGGTGGAGAATGTGGTTCTACATTTGGAGTAATGCGTTCTTTATTTCAAGGATTATTTCTAGCCCCACACGTAACTATGGAAGCATTGAAGGGTGCTATTTTCTGTGCAAGGATTATGGAACTTGCAGGGTTCGATGTTCTTCCTAAATACACCGATAAAAGAAGTGATATAATTCAAGCTATTAAATTTGGAAATAAGGAAATGCTAATTAATTTTATAAAGGGTATACAGGCAGGTTCTCCAATTGATTCATTTGCTCAGTGCGAGCCATGGGATATGCCAGGATATGAAGATAAGGTTATAATGGCAGCAGGGGCCTTTATTCAAGGGTCATCTATAGAATTATCTGCAGATGCTCCAATAAGGGAACCTTATATAGCATATTTACAGGGCGGATTAACATTTGATCATGCTAAAATTGGAATATTAATAGCTCTTTCAAAAGTTATATAA
- the lexA gene encoding transcriptional repressor LexA produces the protein MLTPKKDKQSEIYNFIKDQVQLKGYPPSVREICVAVGLKSTSTVHGHLERLEKKGYIRRDPAKPRAIELLKDAVIRKELIDIPIIGKITAGVPILAVENVEDTFTIPLNFTKTNNELFMLKVSGSSMIEAGILDGDLAIIEKVNSAKNGDIVVALIDNEATIKRFFREKGHIRLQPENSSMSPIILDDCSILGILVGIYRKY, from the coding sequence ATGTTAACTCCAAAAAAAGATAAACAGAGTGAAATATATAACTTTATAAAAGATCAAGTTCAATTAAAAGGATATCCACCCTCAGTAAGAGAAATATGTGTAGCTGTAGGATTGAAATCCACCTCAACTGTTCATGGTCATTTAGAAAGATTAGAAAAAAAAGGATATATACGTAGGGACCCTGCTAAACCTCGTGCAATAGAATTATTAAAGGATGCTGTTATAAGAAAAGAACTTATAGATATACCTATTATAGGGAAAATTACAGCTGGGGTACCAATCCTTGCGGTTGAGAATGTTGAAGATACATTTACTATACCTTTAAATTTTACAAAAACTAATAATGAGTTATTTATGCTTAAAGTTTCTGGTAGTAGCATGATTGAAGCCGGAATATTAGATGGTGATCTTGCTATAATCGAGAAAGTTAATTCAGCTAAAAATGGCGATATAGTTGTAGCACTTATTGATAATGAGGCAACTATTAAAAGATTTTTTAGGGAAAAAGGACATATAAGGCTTCAGCCTGAGAATTCATCAATGTCCCCTATCATATTAGATGACTGTTCAATTTTAGGTATACTCGTCGGCATTTATAGGAAGTATTAA